In Planifilum fimeticola, one genomic interval encodes:
- a CDS encoding nitrite/sulfite reductase, with translation MAERRKWKWEENAAELNEVERLKLKKDGLDVIQDIYRWAKSGYESIPEEDFTRLKWAGIYQQRPKDGHFMMRVRIPSGVLDTRQVRVLAELAREYGRGLIDVTTRQSVQYHWLRIEQIPDIFRRLEEVGLHPYEACGDCPRNIVGNPLAGIDPHELIDTRPIVEELERTFLLNREFSNLPRKYKISVSSNVYNAANAQIHDLAFTPAVKEIGGKEAVGFHVWVGGGLSSRPHMAKQLDLFVLPEQVVEVAVGVTRVFRDYGYRKKRHRARLKFLVADWGAEKFLEVLETYIGPYPSRGKDRLVGWNAGYFTGVHPQKQKGYFYVGLNVPMGRTSAEEFFQLADLVDEYGSGSVRTVNTQNLIIPDVPEERLDDLLAESLLQRLTPYPKPFVGHAVSCTGIQFCNLALTETKGLMRRVVEYLDEQVELDTPIRLHINGCPNSCGQQQIADIGLMGGKMKTVDGMIEAYTVSVGGHLGEGATFNTPLKGRVPADRVAPVLKELILFYKEHREPEEPFWRFVRRVGIDALQRRFDEILSRASAS, from the coding sequence ATGGCCGAGCGACGGAAGTGGAAATGGGAGGAGAATGCGGCGGAACTGAATGAGGTGGAACGGCTGAAGCTGAAAAAGGACGGTCTGGATGTCATTCAGGACATTTACCGATGGGCGAAGTCGGGATACGAATCGATTCCCGAGGAGGATTTCACCCGTCTGAAATGGGCGGGCATCTATCAGCAGCGCCCCAAGGACGGCCATTTCATGATGCGGGTCCGCATCCCGTCCGGCGTGTTGGATACCCGGCAGGTGCGTGTGCTGGCGGAGCTGGCCCGGGAGTACGGCCGGGGGCTGATCGACGTCACGACCCGCCAGTCGGTTCAGTACCACTGGTTGCGCATCGAGCAGATTCCGGACATTTTCCGCCGTCTGGAGGAAGTGGGACTCCATCCTTACGAGGCCTGCGGGGACTGCCCCCGAAACATCGTGGGCAATCCCCTGGCCGGGATCGATCCCCATGAGCTGATCGACACCCGTCCCATCGTCGAGGAATTGGAGCGCACCTTTCTTCTCAACCGGGAGTTTTCCAATTTGCCCCGGAAATACAAAATTTCCGTCTCGTCCAATGTCTACAACGCGGCGAACGCCCAGATCCACGATCTCGCCTTCACGCCGGCGGTCAAGGAGATCGGCGGGAAGGAGGCGGTCGGTTTCCACGTATGGGTGGGCGGCGGCCTCTCCTCCCGTCCGCACATGGCGAAGCAACTGGACCTGTTTGTCCTTCCGGAACAGGTGGTGGAGGTGGCCGTGGGCGTGACCCGGGTGTTCCGGGATTACGGTTATCGAAAAAAGCGGCACCGGGCCCGGCTCAAATTCCTCGTGGCGGACTGGGGTGCGGAAAAATTCCTGGAGGTGCTCGAGACGTACATCGGTCCGTATCCGTCCCGGGGGAAGGACCGGCTGGTCGGCTGGAATGCGGGATATTTCACCGGAGTCCATCCCCAGAAACAGAAAGGTTACTTCTACGTGGGACTCAATGTGCCGATGGGCCGGACGTCCGCGGAGGAGTTTTTCCAACTGGCCGATCTGGTGGATGAATACGGTTCCGGTTCGGTGCGGACCGTCAACACCCAGAACCTGATCATCCCCGACGTGCCGGAGGAGAGGCTGGATGATCTGCTGGCGGAATCCCTTCTCCAGCGGCTTACGCCCTATCCCAAGCCCTTTGTCGGCCATGCGGTTTCCTGCACGGGAATCCAGTTCTGCAATCTGGCCCTGACGGAAACAAAGGGGCTGATGCGCCGGGTGGTTGAATATCTGGACGAACAGGTGGAGCTGGATACGCCGATCCGCTTGCACATCAACGGGTGCCCCAATTCCTGCGGACAGCAGCAGATTGCCGACATCGGCCTCATGGGAGGAAAGATGAAGACGGTCGACGGGATGATTGAGGCGTACACCGTTTCCGTCGGCGGCCATCTGGGGGAAGGGGCGACCTTCAACACCCCTCTTAAGGGAAGGGTGCCGGCGGACCGGGTGGCACCGGTGTTGAAGGAGCTGATTCTCTTTTACAAGGAGCACCGCGAGCCGGAAGAGCCCTTTTGGCGCTTTGTGAGGCGGGTGGGAATCGACGCCCTCCAGAGGCGCTTTGATGAAATCCTGTCCCGGGCAT
- a CDS encoding SMI1/KNR4 family protein gives MGTRVDRSVVNQIEGVNRLLHHFDFGQGKVVLGSLFLDPDLSFADQELRLSEDMLIVQYQHGKYVLDVGHVPQYEGDYRLRVMILGRYREPLRMWFVATFEELRRKIDEAVRLIHGWMERPEEIRVYSQVFPAPDSSASKADRLLGNIEIAWEAFQPRNATSEMVEKVETEWGVRLPDRLKEVIQHCDGGGPIPSAFPMDERERES, from the coding sequence TTGGGCACCCGCGTGGACCGGTCTGTCGTCAATCAGATTGAAGGAGTGAACCGCTTGCTTCATCATTTCGACTTCGGGCAAGGGAAGGTGGTCCTGGGCAGTTTGTTTCTCGATCCGGATCTTTCCTTTGCGGATCAGGAGCTCAGGCTGAGCGAAGACATGCTGATCGTCCAATATCAGCATGGAAAATATGTGCTGGACGTGGGACATGTTCCCCAATACGAGGGAGATTACCGGCTGCGCGTCATGATTCTCGGCCGGTACCGGGAACCGCTCCGCATGTGGTTTGTGGCCACGTTTGAGGAGCTGAGACGGAAAATCGATGAAGCGGTGCGGCTGATTCACGGATGGATGGAACGTCCGGAAGAGATCCGTGTCTATTCTCAAGTATTTCCCGCCCCTGATTCATCCGCTTCCAAGGCGGACCGGCTGCTGGGGAACATCGAGATTGCGTGGGAAGCTTTTCAGCCGCGAAACGCCACTTCCGAAATGGTGGAGAAGGTGGAAACGGAATGGGGTGTGCGGCTTCCGGACCGGCTGAAGGAGGTCATTCAACATTGTGACGGAGGGGGACCGATTCCTTCGGCTTTTCCGATGGATGAGAGAGAGAGGGAAAGTTGA